In the genome of Amphiura filiformis chromosome 4, Afil_fr2py, whole genome shotgun sequence, one region contains:
- the LOC140150775 gene encoding uncharacterized protein isoform X1, which produces MTESQILDGVNNSATSSKASSPVPSAPNAPRYGTVIPNRIFVGGVAFNTSEAELKNFFSSYGHVKETKIIADRAGVSKGYGFVTFESEDEARRILKEQPNSLIFKDKKLNIGQAIRKQPTSFPKNVDPGLIPNGTVLHSPLGYSYTCQNGMFYFNQNEMQAASQGHSAMAHHTHTPHHQTPAYAPYTIPVMMPTAAAATSHHQYVTTQQQQQQPQQFTTYPPPVSSAAPQWTQPQPQWRWVHPSQLTKPITAGSVNGGQLVSPIYAAAPSPAAAAAAHASAAAAAGDGMVYASPNIYQSPEAAIEAVPMMEPAPAEGAVIAATTDQVQVSMAQPPPPIPPQFQAPPPIQLQPPPPGIMRPYYTTADFAYTDPAAFHALMQPRAAAPPLHGKFPAKRPIKMHRHDRAPKAFRTGMDGMAYAVNPHDDVSSGEN; this is translated from the exons ATGACAGAATCACAGATTCTG GATGGTGTAAATAACAGTGCAACAAGTTCTAAAGCCTCATCGCCGGTTCCCAGTGCACCCAATGCTCCCAGATATGGTACTGTCATTCCAAACAGGATATTTGTAGGAGGTGTCGCATTTAAT ACAAGTGAAGCAGAACTAAAGAATTTCTTCtcgtcatatgggcatgtaaaagaaacaaaaatcatcGCAGATAGAGCAGGAGTTTCAAAAGG GTATGGGTTTGTCACATTTGAGTCAGAAGATGAAGCAAGGAGGAtattaaaagaacag CCCAACAGTTTAATCTTCAAGGACAAAAAGTTGAACATAGGCCAAGCAATACGTAAACAGCCAACGAGCTTTCCAAAGAATGTTG ATCCCGGTTTGATCCCCAATGGTACGGTTCTGCATTCACCCCTAGGGTACAGCTATACCTGTCAGAATGGGATGTTCTATTTCAACCAAAATGAGATGCAAGCGGCTAGCCAAGGTCACTCAGCGATGGCACAccatacgcacacaccccaccATCAG ACGCCAGCATATGCACCATACACGATTCCAGTAATGATGCCTACAGCAGCAGCGGCAACATCCCATCATCAGTATGTCACAACgcaacaacagcaacagcagcCTCAGCAGTTCACAACTTACCCTCCACCAGTATCG TCTGCTGCTCCTCAATGGACTCAGCCTCAACCCCAATGGAGATGGGTGCACCCATCACAGCTAACCAAACCAATT ACTGCAGGATCCGTCAACGGAGGCCAACTCGTATCTCCCATCTACGCAGCAGCACCATCACCAGCTGCAGCTGCAGCAGCACatgcatcagcagcagcagcagcaggcgATGGTATGGTATATGCCTCCCCAAACATATACCAGTCACCAGAAGCAGCAATTGAAGCAGTTCCTATGATGGAACCTGCACCGGCAGAG GGTGCAGTGATTGCAGCCACTACAGATCAAGTACAAGTCAGCATGGCCCAGCCACCACCACCAATCCCTCCACAGTTTCAAGCCCCTCCACCAATACAGCTTCAACCTCCGCCACCGGGGATCATGCGCCCGTATTACACCACGGCCGATTTTGCGTACACGGATCCGGCGGCCTTTCACGCTTTGATGCAACCCAGAGCTGCCGCTCCTCCGCTTCACGGAAAGTTTCCGGCTAAGCGTCCCATCAAGATGCATCGTCACGACCGGGCTCCGAAAGCGTTTCGCACTGGTATGGATGGTATGGCGTACGCTGTTAATCCTCATGATGACGTGTCTAGCGGGGAGAATTAA
- the LOC140150775 gene encoding uncharacterized protein isoform X2 produces MTESQILDGVNNSATSSKASSPVPSAPNAPRYGTVIPNRIFVGGVAFNTSEAELKNFFSSYGHVKETKIIADRAGVSKGYGFVTFESEDEARRILKEQPNSLIFKDKKLNIGQAIRKQPTSFPKNVDPGLIPNGTVLHSPLGYSYTCQNGMFYFNQNEMQAASQGHSAMAHHTHTPHHQTPAYAPYTIPVMMPTAAAATSHHQYVTTQQQQQQPQQFTTYPPPVSSAAPQWTQPQPQWRWVHPSQLTKPITAGSVNGGQLVSPIYAAAPSPAAAAAAHASAAAAAGDGMVYASPNIYQSPEAAIEAVPMMEPAPAERYTFSSPPLPPPLTRVQ; encoded by the exons ATGACAGAATCACAGATTCTG GATGGTGTAAATAACAGTGCAACAAGTTCTAAAGCCTCATCGCCGGTTCCCAGTGCACCCAATGCTCCCAGATATGGTACTGTCATTCCAAACAGGATATTTGTAGGAGGTGTCGCATTTAAT ACAAGTGAAGCAGAACTAAAGAATTTCTTCtcgtcatatgggcatgtaaaagaaacaaaaatcatcGCAGATAGAGCAGGAGTTTCAAAAGG GTATGGGTTTGTCACATTTGAGTCAGAAGATGAAGCAAGGAGGAtattaaaagaacag CCCAACAGTTTAATCTTCAAGGACAAAAAGTTGAACATAGGCCAAGCAATACGTAAACAGCCAACGAGCTTTCCAAAGAATGTTG ATCCCGGTTTGATCCCCAATGGTACGGTTCTGCATTCACCCCTAGGGTACAGCTATACCTGTCAGAATGGGATGTTCTATTTCAACCAAAATGAGATGCAAGCGGCTAGCCAAGGTCACTCAGCGATGGCACAccatacgcacacaccccaccATCAG ACGCCAGCATATGCACCATACACGATTCCAGTAATGATGCCTACAGCAGCAGCGGCAACATCCCATCATCAGTATGTCACAACgcaacaacagcaacagcagcCTCAGCAGTTCACAACTTACCCTCCACCAGTATCG TCTGCTGCTCCTCAATGGACTCAGCCTCAACCCCAATGGAGATGGGTGCACCCATCACAGCTAACCAAACCAATT ACTGCAGGATCCGTCAACGGAGGCCAACTCGTATCTCCCATCTACGCAGCAGCACCATCACCAGCTGCAGCTGCAGCAGCACatgcatcagcagcagcagcagcaggcgATGGTATGGTATATGCCTCCCCAAACATATACCAGTCACCAGAAGCAGCAATTGAAGCAGTTCCTATGATGGAACCTGCACCGGCAGAG AGGTACACATTTTCTTCTCCCCCTCTCCCCCCTCCTCTGACCAGGGTGCAGTGA